The region GGGAAAGCAATGGACGGCGTGCCTCCCCGCGACCGGGGGATCGGCTTCGTCTTCCAGGACTATGCCCTCTTCCCGCGGATGACGGTCCTGGAGAACGTCGGATTCGGGCTGCGCGTCCGCGGGACGCCTCCTCCCGAGATCCGGAGGAAGGCATCGGAGACGCTCGACCTCGTGGGGCTCGCGGAGGAGGCGGAACGGCCGGTCGACACGCTCTCCGGCGGACAGCGGCAGCGCGTCGCGCTGGCCCGGGCGCTTGCTGTCTCCCCGTCGCTGCTGTTCCTCGACGAGCCGCTCTCCGCGCTGGACATCAAGGTCCGGGAGCGGCTGCGGCGCGAGATCGCCGCCGTCCAGAAGAAGGTGGGGATCACCACGCTGATCGTCACGCACGACCAGCAGGAGGCGATGGAGCTGGGGGACCGGGTCGCGGTGATGAACGAAGGGCGGGTCGAACAGGCGGCGCCTCCGAGGGAGATCTACGAGAAGCCCGCCACCGAGTTCGTGGCGCGGTTCGTCGGCGAGGTCAACGTGCTTCCCGGACAGCTCTACCGCGGATATGCCTACGCCGGGAACCTCGCGATCCGGATGCCGGATAGTTCTCCGGCGGCCGTCCCCGGCGGAAGCGTCAAGGTCGTCCTCCGGCCGGAAGACGTGGTCCTCCACGTCGACGGGATCGCAGAATCCGGGCAGACCGTCGCGGCCGTGTTGACGGTATCCTATTTAGGTGTCCATCTCCGGGTGGAAGCGGTCACGGAGGAAGGGCATCCCCTGGCGGCGCTGCTGCCCCGAAGCCATCCGCTGGCGGACCGGCTCGGAAGCGGGGACAAGGTTCGCGTGAGCGCCCTTCGCGGCAGCGTCCTGCCCGATCCGTACGGCGCGGGGGAACCGGAATACTACCTGTGAGGAACCGAT is a window of Thermodesulfobacteriota bacterium DNA encoding:
- a CDS encoding ABC transporter ATP-binding protein gives rise to the protein GKAMDGVPPRDRGIGFVFQDYALFPRMTVLENVGFGLRVRGTPPPEIRRKASETLDLVGLAEEAERPVDTLSGGQRQRVALARALAVSPSLLFLDEPLSALDIKVRERLRREIAAVQKKVGITTLIVTHDQQEAMELGDRVAVMNEGRVEQAAPPREIYEKPATEFVARFVGEVNVLPGQLYRGYAYAGNLAIRMPDSSPAAVPGGSVKVVLRPEDVVLHVDGIAESGQTVAAVLTVSYLGVHLRVEAVTEEGHPLAALLPRSHPLADRLGSGDKVRVSALRGSVLPDPYGAGEPEYYL